DNA sequence from the bacterium genome:
ACCCCGATCGCCGTGCTCAACCCGAGCGCGCGCAACGCGGGAAACGACGACGCCGCCAATAGGCCAAAGGCGAGGCACGTGGACAGGCACGCCGCGCACAGACTCAACAGCGCGGCCGCCCGGCCCGGGCCGCTCGCGTCGCTCGCGACCAGGAAGATCGCGTAGTCCACCCCAATGCTCAGCACGAGAAGTAGACCCAGCAGGTGGAGCAGGCTAATCGGAATCCCGGCGATCCCCAACAACGCGAGGGTCAGCGCTGCCGCCAACACCGCGGGTAGCGCGGTCGCGACCGCGATCCCGATACTGCGGTAGCGCGCGAAGAGCAGAGCGACGACCGCTGCGAGACCAACGGCGATCAGCACGCTCGTACGCTCGCGGTAGCGACCGTAAATCTGTGCGAGAAAGCGCCGCTGATCGAAATAGTGCACGCCGTCCAGATCTGCCAGCCGGGCACCCAGTGCGGCGGGATCGGAGACGCCCTGCAGGAAGGTCAGGAGCGCCACCCGCTCGCCCAGGTCCACGCGGAACGCGGCGACGCTGCTCGCCAAGCTCGAAGCCACGAGATCTGCGAAGCGCAGTGGCGGCGTAGAGTGGTCGGCGAGCGCGCGGGTGAAGCCCTCGAAGGCATCCGGCCGGAACCCCTCAGCCGACAGGGCCGAGAGCATCTGCCGAGGAAGCTCGGGCATGTCGGCCAGCACCCCGCGGTTGCGCTCCTGCAAGGACACCGACGGCAGGAACACGTGTAGTGAACGGAAGCCCGTGATCTCGCCTGCCTCACGGGCAGACACGAGTCGCTCGTAGGCCGCGTCGTTCAGGCGCAACGCGTCCTGCTCGCTCTCGGCAATCGACACGACGAAGCGGCCCGGGTCCATCTGTGCGACCCGGCCGCGAACGCCGGCGTCTTCGGCGAGCCAGCCCTCGGGCGGCGACAGCCCGAGCGCGAACACATCGTCCTGCATGGACACATGCGGCAGGCCGACCGCGGTGACGGCCACTGCACCTAACAACAGAAGCACCAGCGCGAGCCTCCGCTCGCGCATTCCAGCCAGCAGGCGCGCCAGAAGCTGAGAGACCCCAGCTTGCAGCGGCGTCGCGACCGGAGCGCGGGGCAGGAGCGGCGGAAGCAGTACGCGCGTCGTGACGAGCGCCCCGATCACACCGGTTCCGGCGAAGATGCCGATCTCGCGGATTCCAGGAAAGTCCGACCACGCCAGGCCGACGAAGCCGGCGACCGTCGTCAGCGCGCCCATCACCAGCGCACCCCAGATCTGCGCCAGAGACGCACGCGGCCCGTCGGGTGCCGGAACCAGCGTGTGGTGGCTCACATAGTGGATCGGGTAGTCGATACAGACACCGATCAGCGTCGATCCGAACACCAGCGTCATCAGGCCCAGCTCGCCGAAAATCAGGATGCCGACGCTGGTGGCGGTGAGCACGCCGCCCGCGATCGGCAGCAGCGAGATCACCAGCAGGCGCAAGGATCCGAACACGACCAGGAAGAGCAGCACGATACCGACCAGGGAAACCGCCGAGATCCCCTGCATGTCGGCACGCGCGCGCTGCTCCGAAGCCACCGCGAAGCGGTGTACACCACTGCGCTCGAGCCGCACAGCCCCGGGCTGGCCGGTGGCCAGCTCGGCGAAGCTCCGCTCCAGGAACGCTTCGAGCGGCGCCTGGTGCGCCACGTCAAACGCCGAGTGCCGAGTAGTCAAGAACAGGATGGCAGCGCGCTCCGCCGGGGATGCAAACTGGCCGGAGACCAGCTCCAGCGGCCCCTGCTGCGCCCCTTCGAACTCGCGTAACAGCGCGGGAAAGGCCAGCAGCGGATCTTGCCCCGCGATCTCCTTGACGAGCTGCGCCTGCGGAAGCGCGAGCTGCTCGCGTAGCCGCCGCGCGGCGTTCCGCAGTTCCGCCGGCGAGAGTCTCTGGGCGAGCTCGACCTCGGGCTGGCTCGACAGCAGAAGCAGCCGGCGCGGGAAGTACAGCTCAAAGACGGCGCGCGCGAACTCCGGGTCCGGACCAGCACGTACGCTCTCCACCTCCGGATGCCCTTGAAGCACCGCCTGCCAGCGTCGCGCTGTCTTCAGCGCCGTCCTCAGATCCGGCGCGGTCACACTGAGCACCATGGTGCGCGTCAGTGGGCTGTCAACCAGGCGCGCAGAGATGTGGGCCAGCTCCAGATCGGACGACTCGGACAGCAAGCTCGCGAGCCCAGTCGATAACTGGAGATTGCGGGCCGTGAACAACGCCATGCCGGCCAGAAGCAACAGACCCGCGGCGGGGACGACGAGCGCGCGATGACTCACGGGGGCTGGGCGACCTCCATCTCTCAGCGATCCCGCGCTTCCGCGCATTGGCCCTCACGGTCACCGTAGACGATCACCCAGCTCTGCGTCCAGATTCCCAGGATACTCAAGACCTCGAAATCGGCGTAATAGGCCTTGTCGAAGCCGGCCTGTCGGGCGACCTGCCCGATGCCGTTGCCGTCCCAGCGGAAGTCCAGGTACCGGTAGCGGACCTGTTTCACGTCCGAGCGCGCCGGCGCGCAGCCGTGCACCGGGGTTCGCGCGAAGTCCGTGCTTAGCGGTTCGACCGTCCGGCGGAAGATAAAACCCTGCGCGCAGGCGCTCAAGGCCAGGAGAGCGACGAGAAGTACAGCCAGAGCGAGTCGTCGGCCGGCATTAGTCACCGTACACCACGGTCGTCACCCGCGAGTAGACGCCGCCCAGGAGGACGAAGATCTCCTGGTCTGCGTGGTTGATTGTAGTGAGACTTCCGGCCTCGGCGGCCGCCTGGGTTCCCGCGTCTCCCCAGACCACAGCCCAGAGAACCCCCTGCGTGGACGCCTTACCGATCTTGCTCCCCAGATGGGTGCGATCCAGATTTCTGTCCAACGGCAGCACGGTGTGGACATAGCAGCCGGGCAGAGCGAACAGGGCTAGTGCGAGAAGCAGTGGCCGGGTCATAAGCACCTCTTGGATCCCGAAGCTAGCTACTGACCGTCGAGTTTGCGACATCGGCGAGCGCGCCCGCAGAGTTGACTCGCCGATTCACCGCCCGCGCAGAGCTGTCAAGGAATGTAGGGCAAGTGCGGTGGTCGCTGCCGCATAGTATGCTTCCAGACTGGGAGGACGATTCGCATGAACAGACTTCTTATTGCCATAGCCGTCGGGCTCACGACGGCGACCGTAGCGAACTCCACGTCCGCGCGGAACACATTCCACGAGCTCGACGTGAATGCCGCAACAAGCAGCTCGATCGGCAATGAGCGACTGCTCGATGTGCCCATCTATATGGCCGGTCAGCACCACCCGACCGTCATCAAAGATCTAGGAGTGTTCCGCTCTAACCGACGCACCAGCGCGTTCGCCAAGTCCGACGAGAATGCCTGCAACGTCGCGTTCCTCTCGGCCGTGATCTCCCTGCAGAGGCGCGCGCAGAGTCTGGGCGGCGACGCGGTCGTCGACATCAAGTCAATCACTCGGAATCGCGACCTCGAGAGCGCCACTCAGTTCCGCTGCGTCGCGGGCGCGTTCATCGCGAACGTCGCGCTGAGCGGGAGAGTGGTGAAGGTCCAAAAGTAGCCCTAAAGGATAGGTGCATGGTCACGACTCAGACGAGAGGTTGGAGGAACTGGATGCGCCTGTCCTTGCGTCGACATGCAACTCTCGCGGTCCCACTTATCTTGGCCGTCGCGTTTCCGTCTGGCTGCACGACTCTCAAGCGGATCGTCAGCTTCAGGGACCAGCTCGAGATGGCGCAGCAGATCAGTCGGATCGACGGGCGAATCGACGCGGAAGGAAAGACGGGCGGCAATCTGGTCGTGGTCCTCTCGCACGAACCGGAGGTGGACGGCGACCCGCTGATTGGGGTCGACTCCTATGTCAGGGTGAGGCCGGGTACCTTTGCGTTCCGCGTGCAGGAAGGTCGCTACCGGCTCGGCGCCTACGAGGACAGGAATCGAAACGGGCTCGTCGATCTTGACGAACGCGTCAGCCGGAACCGCGACAACCCGATCATCGAGGTGGGTCCCGGCGAGGACCACAGCCAGAACATCGTGCTCCAGACCGGCTCCAACTTCGCAGCCTACGCCGACGAGCCTCTCGACGTTCTCGGTCTAGTCGAGCGCACGCCGGAGGAACAGCGGCGGTTCAGCCTGTGGTCATGGTCCGTACAGGGAGAGATCTGCGAGGACCTGGACGACGCCAAGTTCGGTCCGGAAGCCGGCTCGCGAGGTCTGTGGGAGATTATGGAATTCCTGAACGATGGGATCGCGGGCGTCTACTTCTTGGAACCCTACGACCCGAGCCGGATTCCCGTTCTCTTCGTCCATGGCATCAGCGGCTATCCCCAGCAGTTCTCGACGCTGATCG
Encoded proteins:
- a CDS encoding MMPL family transporter, translating into MSHRALVVPAAGLLLLAGMALFTARNLQLSTGLASLLSESSDLELAHISARLVDSPLTRTMVLSVTAPDLRTALKTARRWQAVLQGHPEVESVRAGPDPEFARAVFELYFPRRLLLLSSQPEVELAQRLSPAELRNAARRLREQLALPQAQLVKEIAGQDPLLAFPALLREFEGAQQGPLELVSGQFASPAERAAILFLTTRHSAFDVAHQAPLEAFLERSFAELATGQPGAVRLERSGVHRFAVASEQRARADMQGISAVSLVGIVLLFLVVFGSLRLLVISLLPIAGGVLTATSVGILIFGELGLMTLVFGSTLIGVCIDYPIHYVSHHTLVPAPDGPRASLAQIWGALVMGALTTVAGFVGLAWSDFPGIREIGIFAGTGVIGALVTTRVLLPPLLPRAPVATPLQAGVSQLLARLLAGMRERRLALVLLLLGAVAVTAVGLPHVSMQDDVFALGLSPPEGWLAEDAGVRGRVAQMDPGRFVVSIAESEQDALRLNDAAYERLVSAREAGEITGFRSLHVFLPSVSLQERNRGVLADMPELPRQMLSALSAEGFRPDAFEGFTRALADHSTPPLRFADLVASSLASSVAAFRVDLGERVALLTFLQGVSDPAALGARLADLDGVHYFDQRRFLAQIYGRYRERTSVLIAVGLAAVVALLFARYRSIGIAVATALPAVLAAALTLALLGIAGIPISLLHLLGLLLVLSIGVDYAIFLVASDASGPGRAAALLSLCAACLSTCLAFGLLAASSFPALRALGLSTAIGVPLSLVLAPAVLLLTGPNERAP
- a CDS encoding excinuclease ABC subunit A; this translates as MNRLLIAIAVGLTTATVANSTSARNTFHELDVNAATSSSIGNERLLDVPIYMAGQHHPTVIKDLGVFRSNRRTSAFAKSDENACNVAFLSAVISLQRRAQSLGGDAVVDIKSITRNRDLESATQFRCVAGAFIANVALSGRVVKVQK
- a CDS encoding putative lipase gives rise to the protein MVTTQTRGWRNWMRLSLRRHATLAVPLILAVAFPSGCTTLKRIVSFRDQLEMAQQISRIDGRIDAEGKTGGNLVVVLSHEPEVDGDPLIGVDSYVRVRPGTFAFRVQEGRYRLGAYEDRNRNGLVDLDERVSRNRDNPIIEVGPGEDHSQNIVLQTGSNFAAYADEPLDVLGLVERTPEEQRRFSLWSWSVQGEICEDLDDAKFGPEAGSRGLWEIMEFLNDGIAGVYFLEPYDPSRIPVLFVHGISGYPQQFSTLIESIDRDRYQPWFYFFPSGFGLDGLSNHLATLLERLAIGHGFEEIAVVAHSMGGLVARGAILKAEQVAARGNVRLFISISTPWGGDVNARNVDGAPIKLPLSFHDMNPSSDYLRRMFYDGDKVRSLLPAVEFHLVYGFKMSSSKPVADDGTVTVASQTRTEAQDQAATQRAYDHGHVGILHAPEVATRLNWLLSQRFD